From Nocardioides daedukensis, the proteins below share one genomic window:
- a CDS encoding acyl-CoA dehydrogenase family protein gives MWSFANDPEFQPELDWIDTFVREEVQPLDYVLGSQWNIHDPEFERLVRPLQAQVKARGLWACHLGPELGGPGYGQLKLALMNEKFGMSRFGPIVFGAQAPDTGNSEILAHFATEEQKEKYLKPLLANEVVSCFSMTEPQGGADPLAFETSAVRDGDDWVINGEKWFASEADAAGFYIMMVVTDPEAASPYNRASMFIIDQGTPGLVNVRNYGFYGEPEDTHAHLRLTDVRVSASQMLGEPGQAFAIAQTRLGGGRMHHAMRTLAQATRAFEMTCERVVSRTTKGERLADKQLVQASIADTWVQLRQFRLLVLETAWMADQGKDWKALRKNVSAVKTVMPKVLNDVASRALHLHGALGLTHELPFAEWVINSFHVGLADGPTEVHQMVVAREVLKDVKPEPNMFPSYLRHDLAEQARVKFGITA, from the coding sequence GTGTGGAGTTTTGCCAATGACCCCGAGTTCCAGCCGGAGCTGGACTGGATCGACACGTTCGTGCGCGAAGAGGTGCAGCCCCTCGACTACGTCCTCGGGAGCCAGTGGAACATCCACGACCCCGAGTTCGAGCGGCTCGTGCGTCCCCTGCAAGCGCAGGTGAAGGCTCGCGGTCTATGGGCCTGCCACCTCGGCCCTGAGCTCGGCGGCCCCGGATATGGACAGCTCAAGCTGGCCCTGATGAACGAGAAGTTCGGGATGTCCCGGTTCGGTCCGATCGTGTTCGGCGCCCAGGCACCCGACACCGGCAACTCCGAGATCCTCGCCCACTTCGCGACTGAGGAGCAGAAGGAGAAATACCTCAAGCCGCTGCTCGCCAACGAAGTGGTCTCGTGCTTCTCGATGACCGAGCCGCAGGGTGGCGCCGACCCGCTCGCCTTCGAGACCAGTGCCGTCCGCGATGGTGACGACTGGGTGATCAACGGCGAGAAGTGGTTCGCCTCCGAGGCAGACGCGGCCGGCTTCTACATCATGATGGTGGTCACCGACCCCGAGGCCGCGAGCCCCTACAACCGGGCCTCGATGTTCATCATCGACCAGGGCACCCCCGGTCTGGTCAACGTGCGCAACTACGGCTTCTACGGCGAGCCCGAGGACACCCACGCCCACCTGCGGCTGACCGACGTACGTGTCTCGGCCAGTCAGATGCTCGGTGAGCCCGGGCAGGCCTTCGCCATTGCCCAGACCCGTCTCGGCGGTGGGCGCATGCACCACGCCATGCGCACGCTGGCCCAGGCCACCCGCGCCTTCGAGATGACCTGCGAGCGGGTGGTCTCCCGGACCACCAAGGGCGAGCGCCTGGCCGACAAGCAGCTGGTCCAGGCCTCCATCGCCGACACCTGGGTGCAGCTGCGCCAGTTCCGTCTGCTGGTCCTCGAGACCGCATGGATGGCCGACCAGGGCAAGGACTGGAAGGCCCTGCGCAAGAACGTCTCCGCAGTGAAGACAGTGATGCCCAAGGTGCTCAACGACGTCGCCTCGCGGGCCCTGCACCTGCACGGTGCGCTCGGCCTCACTCACGAGCTGCCCTTCGCGGAATGGGTGATCAACTCGTTCCACGTCGGGCTCGCCGACGGACCCACCGAGGTGCACCAGATGGTGGTCGCGCGTGAGGTGCTCAAGGACGTAAAGCCCGAGCCCAACATGTTCCCCAGCTACCTCCGCCACGACCTGGCCGAACAAGCAAGGGTGAAGTTCGGCATCACCGCCTGA
- a CDS encoding phosphotransferase family protein, with product MESPVDLEALASWMDKQSLGNGEIEVLGPLGGGTQNIILRLRRDGRDFVLRRGPANLRAKTNSALLREMRVLSALAASPVPHPAVIATCEDETVLGGAVFYLMEPVDGYNPSEQAPVGDRDRLRHIAFSSVDAIAALAAVDHVAVGLGDLGRPEGFLDRQVPQWLGQLERYRELDGYPGHDLPGVDRVADWLTANQPADRIPGIMHGDYHLANLLVSHESGDVAAVVDWEMSTIGDPLLDLGWLLATWPQEDQHLLLGDGVRALQGVVTRDELVARYEERSGRRVADAEWYVVLACFKLGIVIEGTHARATAGLMGKAVGDRMHAGAVGLLTQARSVAGV from the coding sequence GTGGAATCACCCGTCGACCTGGAGGCGCTGGCCTCATGGATGGACAAGCAGTCCCTGGGCAATGGCGAGATAGAGGTGCTCGGCCCACTCGGGGGCGGCACCCAGAACATCATCCTGCGGTTGCGCCGTGACGGGCGTGACTTCGTCCTGCGCCGCGGACCGGCCAACCTGCGTGCCAAGACGAACTCCGCCCTGCTGCGGGAGATGCGCGTCCTCTCGGCCCTCGCTGCCAGTCCGGTCCCGCACCCGGCGGTGATCGCCACCTGCGAGGACGAGACGGTCCTCGGCGGCGCGGTCTTCTATCTCATGGAGCCGGTCGACGGCTACAACCCCAGTGAGCAGGCGCCCGTCGGCGACCGCGACCGACTGCGCCACATCGCCTTCTCGTCCGTGGACGCCATCGCTGCGCTGGCCGCGGTGGATCACGTGGCCGTGGGCCTGGGTGACCTCGGTCGGCCCGAAGGCTTCCTCGACCGGCAGGTGCCCCAGTGGCTGGGCCAGCTGGAGCGCTATCGCGAGCTGGACGGCTATCCCGGGCACGACCTCCCGGGCGTCGACCGGGTCGCTGACTGGCTCACCGCCAACCAGCCCGCCGACCGGATCCCCGGCATCATGCACGGCGACTACCACCTCGCCAACCTGCTGGTCTCCCACGAGAGTGGCGACGTCGCCGCCGTGGTCGACTGGGAGATGTCGACCATCGGTGACCCGCTCCTCGACCTCGGTTGGCTCCTGGCCACCTGGCCGCAGGAGGATCAGCACCTGTTGCTCGGCGACGGCGTACGCGCCCTGCAGGGCGTGGTCACCCGCGATGAGCTGGTAGCGCGCTATGAGGAGCGTTCCGGACGCCGGGTCGCCGACGCCGAGTGGTACGTCGTACTCGCCTGCTTCAAGCTCGGCATCGTCATCGAAGGCACCCACGCCCGCGCCACCGCCGGCCTGATGGGCAAGGCGGTCGGCGACCGCATGCACGCCGGCGCCGTCGGCCTGCTCACCCAGGCCCGCTCCGTCGCGGGCGTCTGA